CATGATGGCCTGGCTGGTGGCCAGGTCAGGATCGCCCGCCATGACATAGGTGACGAGCGCCGGGCGACCGGCGGCCTTGGCTTCGGCGAAACGCTTTTCGATACGCGACATGACTACAGCAGCCCCAGATAATTGCCGACGCTTTCGACGTCCTTGTCGCCGCGCCCGGAAAGGCACAGCACGATCGAGGTGTCCTTGCCCATAGTGGGCGCAACCTTCATCACCTGCGCCAGCCCATGCGCCGATTCCAGCGCCGGAATGATGCCCTCCATCTTTGTGCAGAGCTGGAAGGCCTCGAGCGCCTCCTTGTCGGTGATGGGCGCATAGGTGACGCGCTTGCTGTCATGCAGGAATGCGTGTTCCGGCCCGACGCCGGGATAGTCGAGCCCAGCCGAAATGGAATGGCCTTCGAGGATTTGCCCGTCGCTGTCCTGCAGCAGATAGGTGCGGTTGCCATGCAGCACGCCCGGCCGACCGCCGGTCATGCTCGCGGCATGGCCGTTTTCGGTGTCGATGCCATGCCCGCCCGCCTCGGCGCCGTAAAGCTTGACCGAGGGGTCGTCGAGGAAGGCATGGAAGGTGCCGATGGCATTGCTGCCACCACCAACGCAGGCCACTACGGCCTCCGGCAGCTTGCCCTCACTCTCCTGGAATTGCTGCTTGAGCTCGGTGCCGATCACGCTCTGGAAATCGCGCACCATTTCCGGATAGGGATGCGGGCCTGCCGCCGTGCCGATCAGGTAATAGGTGCTGTCCACATTGGTCACCCAGTCGCGCAGGGCCTCGTTCATGGCGTCCTTGAGCGTGCCGGCGCCGGCCGTGACCGGCCGGACCTCGGCGCCCAGCATTTTCATGCGCAGCACGTTGGGTTTCTGCCGTTCCACATCGGTGGCGCCCATGAAGATGGTGCAGGGCAGGTCGAACTTTGCGCAGACCGTGGCCGTGGCCACGCCATGCTGGCCGGCGCCGGTCTCGGCGATGATGCGCGTCTTGCCCATGCGCTTGGCGAGCAGGATCTGCCCCAGGCAATTGTTGATCTTGTGGCTGCCGGTATGGTTCAGCTCTTCGCGCTTGAGCCACACCTTGGCGCCACCCAGATGACTGGTCAGCCGCTCGGCAAAATAGAGCGGGCTGGGGCGGCCGGTATAGTGGGTTGCCAGCGACATGAGCTCGCCCAGATAGTCCGGATCGACCTTGGCTTCGCGGTAATGGCTTTCGAGGTCGAGGATCAGCGGCATCAGCGTTTCGGCCACGAACCGCCCGCCATAGAGCCCGAAGCGGCCATCCTCGTCGGGGCCGTTGCGCAGGGAATTGATGCCGTCCATCGTGGTCCTCTCGATGCCCCGAGAGAACCTCATCCTGAGCTTGTCGAAAACGAGGTTCGGTGCGCACGACCTCGTGGTTCGACAGGCTCACCATGAGGGTCTGTCAGCGCTTTGCTTTTTAGCCGGCCGCGCGGGCATTCCGGATGAACGCCTCGATCAGCCTCTTGTCCTTGACACCAGGCGCGCTTTCGACGCCGGAGGACACATCGACCCCAAAGGGGCGCACGGTCTTGATGGCGTCGGCCACGGTCTGCGGCGTCAGCCCCCCGGAAAGCATGAAGGGGATGGATGGGTCAAGCGCCTTGAGCAGGCTCCAGTCGAACGTGTCGCCCAGCCCGCCCGGCCGGTCGGCCCCTTTGGGCGGCTTGGCATCGACCAGGATGCGGTCCGCGATATCGACAAAGGCGGGCACTTGCGCCACGTCCTCGGCCGAGCCGATGGGCAGCGCCTTCATGATCTCGACGCCGGCTTCTGCCCGGATGGCTTCGACGCGATGCGGGGTTTCCGGCCCGTGCAGTTGGATCCAGTCCGGCCCCAAGGCGGCGATCTCGGCCACGCAGCTATTGTCGGGATTGACCAGCACCACGCAGGTTTCGATGCGCCCGCGCGCCTGCGAGATCAGGTCGGCGATCTCCTCGACGGAGGCATGGCGCGGCGAGCGTTGGAAATGCATGAAGCCAACCATGTCGGCACCGCCAGCGATGGCGGTCTCGAGCATGTCTGACGTCTTGATGCCGCAAATCTTGATGACGAGGGGTTCGGCCATCGTGTCGCTCAACGAAGCTCCAATAGATCATCGACTTCGGCCATGGGGCCGGAAGCGGCTTGGCCAGTGTTACGGCGCAGCTTTTCCAGCTCGCCATTGAGCATATGCGCCTCGCGACGCCAATGTTTTTCGCGGCGCCGGTGGCGCGCCTGGGCAAACCAGGTTGCCGTGCCGCCCAGCAGCACGCCCATCAGCAGCACGACATAGAGCACCACGAACAGCGGCACGCCATAGCCCGGCGCCACGCTGGTCTCGACCTGTGCGAAGGGATTGAAATTGACCACGACGAAATGCCGGTTGGCCAGGGCGAAGACGATCAGCCCCAGGCATAGCGGGACAAGGACCACCCAACCGACGATTCTGCTGACCATTAGTCGTTTTGCCCGTGGAGCCTGGCCCCGTTGAAAGAAGCGTCATGCGCGCTTCCGAACCGGAAAAGTGGGGTCTCTTTTCCCGGAAACGCTAACTACGGTTGAGCCGTTCTCGGATTTCCTTGCCGGCCTTGAATTGCGGCACATATTTCTCGCCGACATCGACCTGCTCGCCGGTCCGCGGGTTGCGGCCGATGCGCGCCGGGCGGTTCTTGACCGAAAAGGCGCCAAAGCCGCGCAGCTCGACCCGGTCACCCCGGGCCATGGCGTCCCCGATCTCGTCGAGGATGGCATTGACGATATTTTCGATATCACGCTGGAACAAATGCGGATTTTCCGCCGCGAGTTTCTCGACGAGTTCCGACTTGATCATCCCGGGCTCCAGTTGGCAGGCCGCCGCCTCCCTCTAGTTCAGGAAGCGGTGCCAACCTGCCAAAGCGAGACCAGCCCGTCAAGCGTGATGGGGCCATCGGGCAGGCCGAGCGCGGCGCGCGCCTGTCCGTTGAGGAAGGTTCCGATGAGATCGAACCCCTGCTGTGGCTCCGGCCAGACGGTGCGGATGTCGAGATCGGCACCTACATCGCGCTCGGTTTCGAGCCACTCCACGGCTTCCTTTTCCCCGCCGATCGCGTCGATCAGTCCGCTTTCGACGCCCACCCGGCCTGTGACGATCCGCCCATCGGCCAGGTCAAGCGTGGCGGGGCGCGTCAGCCCGCGCCGCTCGGCCACCACATCGACGAACCACTGGAAACTGTCATCGACCAGCGCAGCGATGGAGGCGCGCGGCGCCCCTTCCATTGGCTCGTCGAAATCGGGCTCGGCCTTGAGTGGGCCGGAGGCCACCTTGTCGAGATCGACGCCAATCGTCTCCATCAACTTGCCGGCATTGACATGCTGGTACAGCACGCCGATCGAGCCGACGATGGAGAGCCTCCGCGCAAAGATGCGGTCGGTGGCAATGGCAGTCATATAGGCGGCCGAAGCGCCCAGCTCGCCGATGACGGCCACGGTGGGCTTGGCTGCGCGCAACTGTCCCAGCGCCTCATAAAGCTCCTCGCCGCCAGCCGTGGTGCCGCCGGGCGAATTGATGGCCACGATGACAGCCTTGACGGCATCGTCCCCGGCCAGGTCGTTGATGGCCTTGAGCCGCGCCCGGTCCGTGGTAATCGTGCCGTCGATTACCAGCCGTGCCACATAATCACCCACCTGGGCCTGCGGCAGCGCAAAGCGCCCCAGGCCCACGATGACGGCAACGGCCACCGCGATGAAGGCCAGCACCCGCCACAGCCCGCGCGAGCGGCGATAGGTTTCAGCGGCCACTGCGGAATGAGCATCCGGGCGGGACGGTTCGGAAATCGGCTGGTCGGTCATCTGGGCCTCATGCTTGGCGCTGCAGTCGGGTAGGCCTGCCATAGCATTTTGGCAAGCGGCTTACCCGGCCTTGCGGGCCGCCTTCTTGTCCTGCGCCACGACATAAGCACGCAGCGCCTTGTTGATGTCGGTCTGGTAGCCCTTGCCATTCTTGGCATGGCGCTTGAACCAGTCGAGAATGTCGGCATCGAGGCGCAAAGTCGTCTGCTGCTTCACCAGCCGATACATCATGCCCTGCTTGGCGTTTTTGAAGAACTCATCGGTCAGCGGCGGTATGTCGGAATAGTCGATTTCGCTGTCCGGCCTTTCCGACAGGGCCTTCAGGCGATCGATCTGCTCCTGCGTCAGTGGCTTGCGCGTATAGCGCACCATTTTAGCGTTCTCGTTGCTCATAGCGTTGTCTTTCCTTCCGAGATGCGGGCCTGGCGGATATGATCCGCGTCACCACTTCGCCTTGGATTGTTTCTCGCAGCGTATGAACGACCAGCAGGGTGGCCAGAAAGGGCACCGCGCCAATAGTCTGGAGCCGTTCTTCCCCACTGACCGTGCGAGCCGGCTCGGTCAGTTCATTGGGGTCGTCGAAAACCTCGATCGCGTCCTCGAAATACACCTTGTGCTTGGCGATATTGGCTTGGTGCTTCTCTTCGTTCCATTCGTACTCCACGCATCGCCCCCTCTGCGCTCACCGGAATGTAACTACAAAATTGTAACTACACAAGTCGCCTGGCCATCAGCCGCGCTGCTTGCTCGTAGCTGCCGAGTTTGTCGGCCAGTTCCGGTGCTGCCACTTCGCGGAAGCCATGTTTGTACCAGAAAGGCACCGAACCGTTGACGGCGACGAGGCTGGCGCTGGGAAATCCACTGGCCCGGGCATGGCGCAGGATATCGCCGACGATCATGGCGGCGGCTCCGGTGCCCCGCGCCGTCGGCAGCAGTGCCAGGTCGTGCAGATAGTAGGTATCGGCGTCAGGAGGGATGGCGCCGAGCAGGGAATTGAGCGCGGGCAGCGCCTTGAAGCGCCATGGGTGGGACAGGATGTAGCCGGAAGGCACGCCGCCCAGTTCGAGCAGCCGCGTTCCCTCCGGGTAAAGTGACTGCCGTTCGGCGAAGACAGCCATGGCCTCGGGAAAGGCCGGATGCACCCGCGCGGCGATGGCCTCGACAGCCGGCAGATCGAATGTGGTCATGGCCCGCCAGTGCATTGCATTGCTCATGGTCACTTCTTTCGGCCTCCCCCGGCGCGCCCCAGCTTAAAAAGCAAAAGGCCCGCGCTGTGAAGCGCGGGCCAGATGGTTTTGAACCACGGAGAATTACTTCTCGTCGCGGCCCTTGAGCGCGGCGCCCAGGATGTCGCCGAGCGAAGCGCCCGAATCCGACGAACCGTAATTGGCGACGGCTTCCTTTTCCTCGGCGATCTCAAGTGCCTTGATCGACAGCTGGATGCGCTGGGTCTTGCGGTCGTACTGGGTGACGCGCGCATCGACCTTCTCGCCCTTGGAGAAACGCTCCGGACGCTGGTCATTGCGGTCACGGCTGAGGTCAGCACGGCGGATGAAGGCCGTCATTTCGCTGTCGGCGATGCGGACTTCAATGCCCCCATCGTTGACTTCGATAACGGTGCCGGTCACGACCGAACCCTTCTTGATGCCGCCTTCGGAACCGGCCGTATCGGCAACTTCGCCGGTGGCGAGCTGCTTGATACCCAGCGAAATGCGTTCCTTTTCGACGTCAACATCGAGGACCTTGGCCGAAACCATGTCACCGCGGTTGTAGTCTTCCAGGGCGATTTCGCCCGACTTCTGCCAGTCGAGGTCGCTGAGGTGAACCATACCGTCCACATCGCCGTCGAGGCCGATGAACAGGCCGAATTCGGTCTTGTTCTTGACTTCGCCTTCGATAACCGAACCGACCGGGAACTTCTCGGCAAAGCTTTCCCACGGATTGGCCAGGGTCTGCTTGAGGCCGAGCGAGATGCGGCGCTTGTCGGGGTCGACTTCCAGCACGACGACTTCGACTTCCTGGGAGGTCGAGACGATCTTGCCGGGGTGGACGTTCTTCTTGGTCCAGCTCATTTCCGAGACGTGGATCAGGCCTTCGATGCCCGGCTCCAGTTCCACGAACGCACCATAGTCGGTGATGTTGGTGACGCGGCCGGTGAACTTGGCCTCGATCGGATACTTGGCTTCGATGCCTTCCCACGGATCGGCCTGAAGCTGCTTCATGCCGAGCGAGATGCGGTGCGACTCGTGGTTGATGCGAACGATCTGGACCTTGATGGTCTCGCCGATCGTCAGCACTTCGGACGGGTGGTTCACACGACGCCATGCAATGTCGGTGACATGCAGCAGGCCGTCGATGCCGCCGAGATCAACGAACGCACCATAATCGGTAATGTTCTTGACCACGCCGTCGACAACCTGGCCCTCTTCGAGCTGCTGGACGATTTCCGAACGCTGTTCGGCACGCGACTCTTCGAGGATGGCACGACGCGACACGACGATATTGCCACGACGCTTGTCCATCTTCAGGATCTGGAAGGGCTGCGGCACGTTCATGAGCGGGGCGATATCGCGGATCGGACGGATGTCCACCTGCGAGCGCGGCAGGAAGGCGATGGCGCCTTCGAGGTCGACGGTGAAACCGCCCTTGACCTGGTTGAAGATGGTGCCTTCAACGCGCTCATTGGCGTTGTACATCTCTTCGAGCTTGACCCAGCTCTCCTCGCGGCGAGCCTTCTCGCGCGACAGAACGGCTTCGCCAGCGGCATTCTCGACGCGGTCGACATAGACCTCGACGATCGAGCCGACGGTGATGGTGCCGTCACGGCCGGCCTGGCCGAATTCCTTGAGCGCGATACGGCCTTCGGTCTTCAGACCGACGTCGATGATCGCCAGATCCTTCTCGATGGCGACGACCGTACCCTTGACGACGGCGCCCTCTAGGGGCTCGTTGTCGACGAAGCTGTCCATAAGGAGGGCTTCAAAATCTTCTTTCGTCACAGTTTGCTGTGCCAAATATCTTCTCCAATGCGCCGGTTGTTTGCGTTGAAGACCGAAAGCCCGCCATTTCCCAACGGAAATGCCGGCGCGCGAGCGCCCGATCGAACGTTGATTTGGGTATTTTCCCGCTGGCCTCGCTCGGTGAAAGCCGGGGCCGGACAATCAAGGTTGGATTAAGGTCTCAAGACCCTGCCTTGCCTGCCATGGTCCCATCGACAATCGCGATGGCTGCGCGGAGTGCGGCCTCTATATCGAGAAGCGTCGTATCGAGCAAGTGCGCGTCGTCAGCTTTGTAGAACCCGCCGTAGGGATTTTGCATGTCACGCGCATCCCGCTCTTCTATCTGGTGATAGAGAGCGTAGCGGTCAACCTCCTGGCCGCGCGCTTCGAGCTGGCGGGCGCGACGCTCCATGCGCGCCTTGCTGTCGGCCTGGATGAAAAGTTTTACATCGGCATCCGGGGCGATCGTGGTGCCGATATCGCGGCCATCAAGCACGGCGCCATCAGGCTGGAGCGCGAAGCTGCGCTGGAAATCGAACAGCGCTTTGCGGACCTCGGCGATCACCGCGACCTTACTGGCCAGCACGCCGGTGTCGGCGGCCGTCAGGGCCTCGATGTCAGTGAGATGGGCCGCATCGAGCGCCTTGGCCGCCGCGATAGCCGCCGCCTCGAAGCCTGGGCCTTCCGTTTGCCCGGCAACAGCCAGCCCGACGGCGCGGTAGAGCAGGCCGGTATCGAGATAGGGCAGGCGGTAGTGGCGGGCTAGGCCCGAGGCCAGCGTGCCCTTGCCCGAAGCGGCGGGTCCATCCACGGCGATGATCATGTCTAGTGCCCCTTCACCGGCTCGAAGCGGGCGCCTGCCGCGGTCATGGCCTCGACAAATCCCGGAAAGCTGGCCGCAATGGCACTGGTATCGTCCAGCGTCACGCGTTTCTGGCTGTTGAGGCCCAGCACCAGGAAACTCATGGCAATGCGGTGATCGCCCTGGCTCAAGACCGTGCCACCACCCTCCACTTTGCCGATGCCGCCGATAGTGAGGTCGGTATCGCCTTCGGCCACCGTCACCTTGCTGGCGGCCAGACCGGCGGCGATGGCCGCAAGCCGGTCGCATTCTTGCTCCCGCAATTCGCCCAAGCCTTCGATCACGGTTTCGCCCTGCGCATAGGCCGCGGCGATCGCCAGCGCCGGAATGTCGTCCAGCATGGTTGCCGCATGCGCGGCCCCGATGCGCATGCCCTTGAGGCGCGAGGACCGAACCCGCAGGTCGGCGACATGCTCGCCCCCCGCTTCATGCTGGTTGATGAACTGGATATCCCCGCCCATTTCGAGCAGCGTGTCGATAAGGCCGGTACGAACAGGGTTGATCAGCACATTCTCGATCAACAGCTCCGAGCCCGGCACGATCAGCGCCGCGACAACGGGATAGGCGGCGGAAGACGGATCGCCCGGCACCACGAGACGGCGCGGCCGCAATTCGGTGAGCCCGTTGATGGTGATCGTCGCGCCGCCGGCCTCGTCATGGGCCACCTCTATCGCGGCGCCGAAATCGGCCAGCAGCTTTTCGGTATGGTCGCCCGTCGCCACCGGCTCGACAATGGTCGACATACCGGCAACCTGTGCCGCGGCCAACAGTAAAGCCGATTTGATCTGCTCGGACGGCGCTTCCATGACATGCCGCAGGGGCAGCGCCATTTTCGGCCCCTTGAGCGCCAGCGGCAGGCGGCCATCAGCGGTCTCGCTCGCCACGGTACCTATCGGTGCCAGTGCATCGAGCAAGGGCTGCATCGGCCGGCGCAGCAATGTCGGCCCGCCGGTAAAGCGCGCGGTAAAATTATAGGGGGCGAGCAACCCCATCAAAAGCCGCGTCCCCGTGCCCGAATTGCCCATATCGAGCACCTTGCCCGGCGCCAGCAGTCCACCGACACCCAGCCCATGCACATGCCAGGCCGCGTCCCGCTGTTCGATATGTATGCCGAGCTGCCGCAGGGCGGCGACGGTCGCCAGCACATCCTGGGCCTCCAGCAGCCCTTCGATACTGGTGCGGCCCACCGCCAGCGCGCCCAGGATCAGCGCGCGATGCGATATCGCCTTGTCGCCGGGCGTGGCAAAGCGGCCCGTCAGCGGGGTCGCGCCGTGACTGGCCCGCGGGATGCGCTCGGGACGATTCTCTGCGGTCTTTTTGGCGGTCTTTTGGGTCATGTAAGGAGCCGGCTTTAGCACGGCCCGGCGCGGCAAGGCCACTACCGCTTGGCCGTGGGAACCAGCTCTCCACATTTTCGGTTTGACAGGGGCGGGGTTTGCCCATAACCGGACTGACCGAACGGGGGCCCGGAGCCCCGCAAAACCTTACGACCGAGAAACAGCAGGAACATCGATGGCCAGTTCCGAACGCGGCACCAAACGCACCGATCCCGAAACGGGCAAGAAGTTCTACGACCTCAACCTGGATCCGATTGTCTCGCCCTATACCGGCAAGAGCTATCCGCGCTCCTATTTCGAGCAGATTCTGACCGGCAAGCCTTCTCCCGCCACCGCCCGCAAGGTGGATGCCGAGGAAGAAGAGGAAATCGAAGAAGAGGTCGAGGACACGTCAGCGCCCGAGATCGTCTCCCTCGAGGATGCCGATGCCGAGGAATCGGGCGAAGAGGAAATCCCCGAGACCGATGACGTCGAAGTCGACGAGGAACTTGGCGACGACGACGCCGATGTCTTCCTCGAAGAGGATGAAGACGAAGACGACGAACTCGGCTTCGATGTCGGCGGCGACGAAGACCGTTGATTTGAAAAGAGATTTTGGCCGGCTGACCCCGTCAGCCGGCTGAACGAAAAAGTGTCATTTAGGCACTTGCAAGGGGACGGATCATCCAATAGGTTCCGCCTCGCTTCGGACGGGTTCAGCCTTCCTTAGACCCAATGGAATGGGGCCATAGCTCAGCTGGGAGAGCGCTTGCATGGCATGCAAGAGGTCAGCGGTTCGATCCCGCTTGGCTCCACCAATTCCTCCAAGATTTGTAATCGGTTCGTCAGGTGCCCCTAACGCTTAGGCGTTGCCCTCCGGCCATTCCCGCGGCTAGGGTTCGGCTTCCTACCGCCCACGCAGCAGGTCCTGTGTCTCCCGTTGAAACCAGCATTGCGGCAATTGCCGACAAAATTCGCCGCAGTGACGGGCTGACGGCAGCCGGGCTGGTGGATCTGCTGGGCAGCACCTCTTATCCCCTGATCATCCTGGTGCTGAGCGTGCTCAATATGCTGCCCGGTCCGCCCGGCTATGGCGGCACGCTGGCCATCACCATCATCAGCGTCACCGCTACCACCTTGCTGGGGCGCCCGCTGGGCCTGGGCGGCTGGATCGGAGAACGCGTCTTGCCACCCAGGCTGCTCGATCGCATGATGGCGCAGATGCAGTGGTTTGCCAGGCTCGTGGCCAAGGTATCACGACCCCGGCTCGCCATGTTGACCGGCGCGCGGACCGAGCTGCCGACGGCGATTTTCATTCTGCTGGTGAGTGTGCCCATGGTGCTGCCCATTCCCTTTATCAATGCCGTGCCCAATACCGGCATTGCGGTGATCTGCGTGTCGCGCATCAATCGCGACGGCCTGGGCGTACTGCTGGGCGGTTTCATCGCCCTGCTGGGCCTGGCGATAGCGGTGGCCGTGGCTTGGGGCGCTGCCATGCTCGCCACCTCGATGATCGGCTGATGCAGGCCCCCCGGCTCAAGGCATTGCTCTGGCGGCAGGTCGACCGCCTGTCGACCGGCGGCTGGCTGTTGGGCCTGTTCTTCTTCGCCCTGGCGCTGACGCCCTCGCTGATTCCGCGGCATTTCACCACCCAGGGCATTCTGTGCGGCTTCGCCTTTGCCGCCGGTTACGGCATTGGCGTGTTCCTCGAATGGCTGTGGGATTATCTCGAACTCAAATGGTCCAGCCCGAAGCTGGCCACCTGGATCGGGCGGGTTTTGGCGCTGGCCTGCCTCGTGCTCGCCATCGTCTTCCTGTGGCTGTCCACCGGCTGGCAGAATTCGATCCGGGCCGAGATGGGCGTAGCCCCGGTCGAGGCGCGCCAGCCCTGGTTCGTTGCTGCCATCGCGGTCTTGCCGGGCGCTTTGCTGATCGGCCTGGGCACGCTCATCGTGCATGGCGTGCAACTGGTGTCGTCCTGGCTGCGGCGCATCATCCCCCGCCGGGTCGCTCTGGCCGGTGCCATGATTGCCGTTGGCGTCCTGACCTGGGCCGTGGCCCAGGGCGTGGTGGCACGGGGCCTGCTC
This sequence is a window from Devosia ginsengisoli. Protein-coding genes within it:
- a CDS encoding BrnT family toxin: MEYEWNEEKHQANIAKHKVYFEDAIEVFDDPNELTEPARTVSGEERLQTIGAVPFLATLLVVHTLRETIQGEVVTRIISARPASRKERQRYEQRER
- the aroA gene encoding 3-phosphoshikimate 1-carboxyvinyltransferase; the encoded protein is MTQKTAKKTAENRPERIPRASHGATPLTGRFATPGDKAISHRALILGALAVGRTSIEGLLEAQDVLATVAALRQLGIHIEQRDAAWHVHGLGVGGLLAPGKVLDMGNSGTGTRLLMGLLAPYNFTARFTGGPTLLRRPMQPLLDALAPIGTVASETADGRLPLALKGPKMALPLRHVMEAPSEQIKSALLLAAAQVAGMSTIVEPVATGDHTEKLLADFGAAIEVAHDEAGGATITINGLTELRPRRLVVPGDPSSAAYPVVAALIVPGSELLIENVLINPVRTGLIDTLLEMGGDIQFINQHEAGGEHVADLRVRSSRLKGMRIGAAHAATMLDDIPALAIAAAYAQGETVIEGLGELREQECDRLAAIAAGLAASKVTVAEGDTDLTIGGIGKVEGGGTVLSQGDHRIAMSFLVLGLNSQKRVTLDDTSAIAASFPGFVEAMTAAGARFEPVKGH
- a CDS encoding lipopolysaccharide assembly protein LapA domain-containing protein, coding for MVSRIVGWVVLVPLCLGLIVFALANRHFVVVNFNPFAQVETSVAPGYGVPLFVVLYVVLLMGVLLGGTATWFAQARHRRREKHWRREAHMLNGELEKLRRNTGQAASGPMAEVDDLLELR
- a CDS encoding GNAT family N-acetyltransferase, which encodes MSNAMHWRAMTTFDLPAVEAIAARVHPAFPEAMAVFAERQSLYPEGTRLLELGGVPSGYILSHPWRFKALPALNSLLGAIPPDADTYYLHDLALLPTARGTGAAAMIVGDILRHARASGFPSASLVAVNGSVPFWYKHGFREVAAPELADKLGSYEQAARLMARRLV
- a CDS encoding exopolysaccharide biosynthesis protein → MSPVETSIAAIADKIRRSDGLTAAGLVDLLGSTSYPLIILVLSVLNMLPGPPGYGGTLAITIISVTATTLLGRPLGLGGWIGERVLPPRLLDRMMAQMQWFARLVAKVSRPRLAMLTGARTELPTAIFILLVSVPMVLPIPFINAVPNTGIAVICVSRINRDGLGVLLGGFIALLGLAIAVAVAWGAAMLATSMIG
- a CDS encoding TIGR02300 family protein gives rise to the protein MASSERGTKRTDPETGKKFYDLNLDPIVSPYTGKSYPRSYFEQILTGKPSPATARKVDAEEEEEIEEEVEDTSAPEIVSLEDADAEESGEEEIPETDDVEVDEELGDDDADVFLEEDEDEDDELGFDVGGDEDR
- a CDS encoding phosphoribosylanthranilate isomerase; translation: MAEPLVIKICGIKTSDMLETAIAGGADMVGFMHFQRSPRHASVEEIADLISQARGRIETCVVLVNPDNSCVAEIAALGPDWIQLHGPETPHRVEAIRAEAGVEIMKALPIGSAEDVAQVPAFVDIADRILVDAKPPKGADRPGGLGDTFDWSLLKALDPSIPFMLSGGLTPQTVADAIKTVRPFGVDVSSGVESAPGVKDKRLIEAFIRNARAAG
- a CDS encoding BrnA antitoxin family protein — protein: MSNENAKMVRYTRKPLTQEQIDRLKALSERPDSEIDYSDIPPLTDEFFKNAKQGMMYRLVKQQTTLRLDADILDWFKRHAKNGKGYQTDINKALRAYVVAQDKKAARKAG
- the trpB gene encoding tryptophan synthase subunit beta; this encodes MDGINSLRNGPDEDGRFGLYGGRFVAETLMPLILDLESHYREAKVDPDYLGELMSLATHYTGRPSPLYFAERLTSHLGGAKVWLKREELNHTGSHKINNCLGQILLAKRMGKTRIIAETGAGQHGVATATVCAKFDLPCTIFMGATDVERQKPNVLRMKMLGAEVRPVTAGAGTLKDAMNEALRDWVTNVDSTYYLIGTAAGPHPYPEMVRDFQSVIGTELKQQFQESEGKLPEAVVACVGGGSNAIGTFHAFLDDPSVKLYGAEAGGHGIDTENGHAASMTGGRPGVLHGNRTYLLQDSDGQILEGHSISAGLDYPGVGPEHAFLHDSKRVTYAPITDKEALEAFQLCTKMEGIIPALESAHGLAQVMKVAPTMGKDTSIVLCLSGRGDKDVESVGNYLGLL
- a CDS encoding integration host factor subunit beta, producing MIKSELVEKLAAENPHLFQRDIENIVNAILDEIGDAMARGDRVELRGFGAFSVKNRPARIGRNPRTGEQVDVGEKYVPQFKAGKEIRERLNRS
- a CDS encoding (d)CMP kinase, whose product is MIIAVDGPAASGKGTLASGLARHYRLPYLDTGLLYRAVGLAVAGQTEGPGFEAAAIAAAKALDAAHLTDIEALTAADTGVLASKVAVIAEVRKALFDFQRSFALQPDGAVLDGRDIGTTIAPDADVKLFIQADSKARMERRARQLEARGQEVDRYALYHQIEERDARDMQNPYGGFYKADDAHLLDTTLLDIEAALRAAIAIVDGTMAGKAGS
- the rpsA gene encoding 30S ribosomal protein S1; its protein translation is MDSFVDNEPLEGAVVKGTVVAIEKDLAIIDVGLKTEGRIALKEFGQAGRDGTITVGSIVEVYVDRVENAAGEAVLSREKARREESWVKLEEMYNANERVEGTIFNQVKGGFTVDLEGAIAFLPRSQVDIRPIRDIAPLMNVPQPFQILKMDKRRGNIVVSRRAILEESRAEQRSEIVQQLEEGQVVDGVVKNITDYGAFVDLGGIDGLLHVTDIAWRRVNHPSEVLTIGETIKVQIVRINHESHRISLGMKQLQADPWEGIEAKYPIEAKFTGRVTNITDYGAFVELEPGIEGLIHVSEMSWTKKNVHPGKIVSTSQEVEVVVLEVDPDKRRISLGLKQTLANPWESFAEKFPVGSVIEGEVKNKTEFGLFIGLDGDVDGMVHLSDLDWQKSGEIALEDYNRGDMVSAKVLDVDVEKERISLGIKQLATGEVADTAGSEGGIKKGSVVTGTVIEVNDGGIEVRIADSEMTAFIRRADLSRDRNDQRPERFSKGEKVDARVTQYDRKTQRIQLSIKALEIAEEKEAVANYGSSDSGASLGDILGAALKGRDEK
- the sppA gene encoding signal peptide peptidase SppA — translated: MTDQPISEPSRPDAHSAVAAETYRRSRGLWRVLAFIAVAVAVIVGLGRFALPQAQVGDYVARLVIDGTITTDRARLKAINDLAGDDAVKAVIVAINSPGGTTAGGEELYEALGQLRAAKPTVAVIGELGASAAYMTAIATDRIFARRLSIVGSIGVLYQHVNAGKLMETIGVDLDKVASGPLKAEPDFDEPMEGAPRASIAALVDDSFQWFVDVVAERRGLTRPATLDLADGRIVTGRVGVESGLIDAIGGEKEAVEWLETERDVGADLDIRTVWPEPQQGFDLIGTFLNGQARAALGLPDGPITLDGLVSLWQVGTAS